One genomic segment of Flagellimonas marinaquae includes these proteins:
- a CDS encoding SAM-dependent methyltransferase, with amino-acid sequence MEDEKPGLVVGKIYLIPTTLGDNAPLEVLPISVKGTIERIDHYIVENEKTARRFIKRVSPNKPQPELKLQLLNKYTNPEEIPSFLDPCIHGFDIGVLSEAGCPGIADPGADVVRVAHEKRIQVVPLVGPSSILMAMMSSGMNGQNFAFNGYLPIDNAERKKILKSLERLSRDKGQSQIFMETPYRNNKMLKELIKTLQKSTRLCIACDITLPTEFIATKTVHEWGEIDLDLDKRPTIYILQA; translated from the coding sequence ATGGAAGATGAAAAACCCGGTTTGGTAGTTGGCAAAATCTATTTGATCCCAACCACACTTGGAGACAATGCTCCCTTGGAAGTTTTGCCCATTTCGGTAAAAGGCACCATAGAAAGGATAGACCACTACATTGTTGAAAATGAAAAAACTGCCCGTAGGTTCATTAAACGAGTCAGTCCTAACAAGCCACAACCCGAACTTAAGTTGCAGTTACTGAACAAGTACACCAACCCTGAAGAAATACCATCCTTTTTAGATCCCTGTATACATGGGTTCGATATTGGTGTTCTTTCCGAAGCTGGTTGTCCGGGTATTGCCGACCCAGGTGCAGATGTAGTGCGTGTGGCACACGAAAAAAGAATACAAGTAGTTCCATTGGTAGGCCCCTCCTCCATTCTAATGGCCATGATGAGCAGTGGCATGAACGGGCAAAACTTTGCCTTTAACGGCTATTTGCCCATAGACAATGCAGAACGAAAGAAAATTTTGAAAAGTTTGGAGCGACTTTCCAGGGACAAAGGCCAATCCCAAATTTTTATGGAGACTCCCTACCGCAACAATAAAATGCTCAAGGAGCTGATAAAAACACTTCAAAAATCAACACGGTTGTGTATTGCCTGCGATATTACGTTACCTACGGAGTTTATCGCCACCAAAACCGTACACGAATGGGGGGAAATCGATTTAGATTTAGACAAAAGACCTACCATTTATATTTTACAAGCATAA
- a CDS encoding low molecular weight protein-tyrosine-phosphatase, giving the protein MKTKVLMVCLGNICRSPLAEGVLQSKVDPEKVFVDSAGTAGYHVGNPPDKRSIAVASKYGINIQDQKCRKFSKKDFLEFDHIYVMDRSNFSDVASLASDQKEAAKVKLLLTEVELGHIEVPDPYYGGDDGFENVYQMIDTACEAIAKKLN; this is encoded by the coding sequence ATGAAAACCAAAGTATTGATGGTCTGCCTTGGCAATATTTGCAGATCACCTTTGGCCGAAGGCGTACTGCAATCCAAGGTTGACCCCGAAAAGGTCTTTGTGGATTCGGCAGGCACGGCAGGATACCATGTGGGCAACCCTCCCGATAAACGCTCTATTGCCGTGGCCAGTAAATATGGTATAAACATACAAGACCAAAAATGCAGAAAGTTCTCCAAAAAGGATTTTTTAGAGTTCGACCACATTTACGTAATGGACCGCAGCAATTTTTCCGATGTGGCCAGTTTGGCAAGCGACCAAAAAGAAGCTGCTAAGGTAAAACTACTTTTGACCGAAGTGGAATTGGGACATATCGAAGTACCCGACCCCTACTACGGCGGGGACGATGGTTTTGAAAATGTGTACCAAATGATCGATACCGCTTGTGAGGCAATTGCGAAAAAGCTAAATTAA
- the dnaA gene encoding chromosomal replication initiator protein DnaA produces the protein MSATANSVWNNCLAFIQDNIQPQAFKTWFEPIKPIKLTDKALSIQVPSKFFYEWLEEHYVKLLKVAMTRELGNNAKLIYVIKMENKYGNKEPFTEQIPSSNRTAVGPQELDVPITSKSPELKNPFVIPGIRNIKIESQLNPNYNFDNFLEGDSNRLARSAGMAVANKPGGTSFNPLLVFGGVGLGKTHLAHAIGVEIKDKYPEKTVLYISAEKFTQQYIESVKKNTRNDFIHFYQLIDVLIIDDVQFLSGKSGTQDVFFHIFNHLHQNGKQVILTSDKAPVDMQDIEQRLLSRFKWGLSAELQSPDYETRVSILKNKLYRDGVEMPEEIIDHVAKNIKTNIRELEGAIISLIAQSSFNKREVTLELAQQVVDKFVKNTKREVSIDYIQKVVSDYFEMDVATLQSKTRKRHIVQARQLAMFFAKKFTKASLASIGSQIGKRDHATVLHACKTVDNLAETDKQFRKYIEDLNKKFT, from the coding sequence ATGAGTGCTACTGCTAATTCCGTATGGAACAACTGTTTGGCTTTTATCCAAGATAACATCCAACCGCAGGCATTCAAAACTTGGTTTGAGCCTATAAAGCCTATTAAATTAACAGATAAGGCTTTGAGCATTCAGGTTCCCAGTAAGTTTTTCTACGAATGGCTCGAAGAACACTATGTTAAGCTTTTAAAAGTTGCCATGACCAGAGAGTTGGGCAACAATGCAAAGCTGATCTATGTGATAAAAATGGAAAACAAATACGGTAACAAGGAACCCTTTACGGAGCAAATCCCAAGTTCCAACCGTACCGCTGTTGGACCCCAAGAATTGGATGTGCCGATCACCTCCAAAAGTCCCGAGCTAAAAAATCCATTTGTGATTCCCGGTATTAGGAACATTAAGATTGAATCCCAATTAAACCCCAACTACAATTTCGATAATTTCCTCGAAGGAGATTCCAACCGTTTGGCCCGTTCCGCGGGTATGGCCGTGGCCAACAAACCCGGGGGAACTTCCTTCAACCCATTGTTGGTTTTTGGGGGAGTGGGATTAGGGAAAACACATTTGGCCCACGCCATTGGTGTAGAAATAAAGGATAAGTACCCGGAAAAGACCGTTCTTTATATTTCTGCGGAAAAATTCACGCAACAATATATCGAATCGGTAAAAAAGAACACTCGAAACGACTTTATCCATTTTTACCAATTGATAGATGTACTTATTATAGATGATGTACAATTTCTATCCGGTAAATCTGGAACCCAGGATGTATTTTTCCACATTTTCAACCATTTGCACCAAAATGGCAAGCAGGTGATATTGACTTCGGACAAAGCTCCTGTGGATATGCAGGACATTGAACAACGCTTACTCTCCCGTTTTAAATGGGGATTGTCTGCAGAATTGCAAAGTCCAGATTACGAAACACGGGTTTCCATCTTAAAAAATAAACTCTACCGCGATGGCGTTGAAATGCCGGAAGAGATTATAGACCACGTGGCCAAAAACATCAAAACCAACATTCGCGAACTGGAAGGGGCCATTATTTCGTTGATAGCCCAATCTTCTTTCAATAAGCGGGAGGTAACTCTGGAATTGGCCCAACAGGTAGTGGACAAATTTGTAAAGAACACAAAGCGCGAAGTATCCATCGATTACATTCAAAAAGTGGTTTCGGATTATTTCGAAATGGATGTGGCCACCCTACAGTCCAAAACAAGAAAGCGACATATTGTACAGGCGAGACAGTTGGCCATGTTCTTTGCGAAAAAGTTTACTAAGGCATCTTTGGCAAGTATTGGGTCACAAATCGGAAAACGTGACCATGCAACGGTACTCCACGCCTGTAAAACGGTGGATAACTTAGCGGAAACGGACAAGCAATTCAGAAAATATATTGAAGATCTGAACAAAAAGTTCACCTAA